agttttattttattttgaaactgtCAAATTTAGCCTACTTAGAagcaaatttttacattttatgttgtgtAAAACAGGCAAATGATAGCTAATTAGCTAATGTGAATTCAATGTGCCATTGATACGTGTCCATAAACTATGTAGAAGTAACATTAGTCAAAATATGCACACAGAGATGAGCATCCTACAATACTTTAAGAGGAAGAGGACAGAGGAGAACGAGCTTGTAAGTTGTATGGAtagctacatacagtatattctaaAATTCACATGGTAAAAGTACTTTAGGTCAGTAAAGTACTTTTTAAGTACTAAAGGCCAACGGCATGTCATCAGAGTTTGCATTGAAACCAGTTCTGTGTCCTTAAACATGTTACTTTCCTAGACAGGAGATGAAGAGACCACAGAACAGGGAGAGTTAGGTCCAAGTGAGAAACAGGTAATGGGAATATGGCAGAATGCTCATTTGTGTAGGATAACAGAATACGTTGGTACTGTGTCCAGCTAATTAAGTagttgttgttatgattatatatatttaaatgtaaaaaactccATGCATCCCCAGGCTCTGcctcagcctctctccatcacctggctctgcctcagcctctctccatcacCTGGCTCTGCCTCAGCCTCGCTCTATTGCCAGGCCCAACCTCTTTATCACAAGGCTCTGTCCCAGCCCGATCATCTTCTGAAtggtgtgttttcatttatttgttctttattaaataaagtatgtttttatacagttcatAGTATGTAGTCATTTGGTTGTAGTTATATTAGATCGCTTCTCTCTGTTATAATCTACCCAGTTTGTCACTTTATATACACTCCTACAAACAAATTAGTACAATCCGTTCCCAAAAGTCATTAGAAATGAgcatttaagtgtttatatatatataaatcagggGAATTTCCCCCGAACCCCCCTGGCATTTACTGTTCCCCCCAGGTTCACAATCGCTCCTACTCCCCTGGAAATATATGATAAGTTTTGTGTGTTTCTTCATGTATTTAGCATTTGATTTTGTGTGAAGTAGTCACCTGACCTTTTTAAGAATATATCCTGCTTCGATACAAGCAGACAACTTACAACATAAAACTCTAACTTGTAAACCAAGACCATTAAATTACTTATACAAaagagtctatatatatatatatacttattcaaacaaaacagtcctaCCTGAAAGGAGCCGCTCATTTCCGCATCGAGTCCTTCAAGATCATGAACAGCGGACTGAGTCTTTTTCAGAGTAAGGTCAGCGGTCAGTGTGCCCTCATTATAAGATCTTACGAACTTGAAGTCACTAGTGCGCGAGCCCGTGGTCAGGTATGCGTCATAATTGTAAGTGCTGCGGAGAGTTCCCGCGCCCTCCACCTCTGCGTAATTTGGAGGAAGATACGCGCTGGGAATGGCTACAGCTCCATCAAACAACAGTCTGGGCTTTCTCCTGCGACAAAACCTAACGGCCAAGATAATGATGATGAAGGTCAGGAAGAAAGTGGAAACGGACACCAGCGCGATGATCAAATACAGCGTCAGTTTGGAGTTGCTCTCGTCGCGAGACATGTCTTTCAGTTCTGGAACTTCAGCCAAGTTATCTGATATAAGTAAATACAATGCGCACGTGGCTGAGAGAGAGGGCTGTCCGTTATCTCTGACTGACACAATGAGGTTCTGTTTCATGCTGTCAGATTCAGAAATGTCCCGCTGCGTCCTGATCTCTCCGCTGTGGACACCGATAGTGAAAAGTCCAGGATCTGTCGCTTTAATAATGTGATACGAGAGCCACGCGTTCTGGCCAGAATCCGCGTCCACGGCGATCACTTTGGAGACCAGGGAGCGCGCCTGCGTAGCTTTGGGTACCATCTCGGTCATAAAAAGATTTCCTTCCGGAGAAGGGTATAATATCTGAGGGGAGTTGTCATTCTCATCCGTTATGAAGACACTCACGGTCACGTTACTGCTCAGAGGAGGAGAACCGTTGTCTCTGGCTAACACGAGCACTTTGAAACTTTTCAGCTGCTCGTAATCAAACGACCTCACGGCATGAATGACCCCGTTGTCTCCGTTAATGGATAGGAAGGAGGACACCGGTGCGCCATTGACATCAGAGGACAACAGAGAATAACCTACAGTGCCATTCTGTCTCCAGTCCGGGTCTGTAGCTGATACTGAACAAATAGAGGAGCCCGGTTTGTTATTTTCTTGCACATGAGCTCTGTAACTCTGCTCCTGAAATACAGGTGGATTATCATTCACGTCAGCTACAGTCAGGTGAATATTCTTAGTGGAAGATAAAGGCGGAGAGCCCTCATCAGTAgcaataattgtaatattataatcagAGAGCAGCTCACGGTCTAATTCACTTGTGGTCACCAGAGAATAGTAATTTCTGATTGAAGGTACGAGTTTAAACGGGACGTTTTGTTCAATGAAGCAGCGAACCTGTCCGTTATTCTCAGAGTCCCTGTCCTGCACATTAATAATGCCAACCTCTGTACCGGGTAACGTATTCTCGGGAACGGGACTGTTAAGAGAACTAACTACTATCGTAGGGGTATTATCATTGGCATCAATAACGTCTATTATGACTGTACAATGACTGGCTAGCCCTTGACCATCTTTAGCTTGAATCGGCAGTTCGATTGAACTCTGCTCCTCAAAATCAATGAGtccctttaatttaatttgtccAGACATTGCATCAAGGGAAAATAATTGCCGGATAATTTCagataaatgactaaatgcatATGCCACTTCTCCATTTTGTCCCTCGTCAGCATCAGTAGCGCTCACTGTCACCACTACAGTATCTAGAGGAGAATTTTCAGGCAGACTGACTTTATAGACGGCCTGACTAAAGACTGGAGCATTATCATTAGCATCCAGAACAGTGATGTGTATGGATACAGTACCTGATCTCGGTGGAGTCCCGCCGTCTACAGCAGTGAGAATTAATGTTATCTCTTTCTGCTGCTCACGATCTAACTCTTTATTCAGCACGAGCTCGCCATATTTTCTTCCATTTGCACCCGTTACTACACGAAGAAGGAAGTTTTCATTTTCTTGCAACACATAAGACTGCACTGAATTCATACCTATATCTGCATCATGGGCCTCATCTAATAAGTAATGCGATCCTTTTAGTGCTGACTCCCTTATTTCGAATTCAATAACACTCTCTGTGAACTGTGGTGAATAATCATTTATGTCTTCAACATTGAGAATGAAACGATGCAGTTCTAGAGGACTTTCAAGGACAAGCTGCTGATTTATTACACACGAAGCTTTCTTTCCACAAATCTCCTCTCTGTCGATTCTCTCCGCTACGATCAGTTCTCCAGTATTCAGATTAATGTCACAGTATCGTTTTCTGTTACCTTCAGTATCAGTCCGCGCTTTTCGAGATGACAGTCTGTTCACATCGAGTCCGAGATCCTTTGCTATATTTCCAATCACAGATCCGCGTTTCATCTCCTCCGGAAAAGAATAGCTCACGTCTCCATAAGCGGTGTGCGCCATCAGCACGAAGAACAAAAGACCAAACATCTCAGCAGTCACACAGAACCTTTGGAATGCTTcagatattaagcagcaactgaaTACAATAATATCACAATCTTAACGCACAAGAAAACAAGCATATAAACCAATCAAGAATAATAGACGTAGATTATATCATGCAGTCAGTGTCGATGATTTTCTAAAAAGAGATGAGATGAAAGCTCTATATGACATCACAAGCAGGGTGGAGAGATGTGTACTGAAGACACACATTGTTTTGCAGGTAAACAGCGACACTCTGAGTTAAATGAAGAAACTGCATCATGTTCATAACTCTGAAAGGATTATGTGTGGGTTATAGCGAAAATCGTTTAAGCAAAACAAAAGCCGGTAGCAACATTCCCTGATTAGTGGGAGATAAACACCAccacaatatttataatattacctgaattaatgaatgaatgaatgagcaagCACATTGCGAGATCGTGATTTACATCACATAAAAAAGACACTAAATGTGAACTGACAGATCACAGACAGCAACAAGAAAACATGGTCTATGACATTTATAATCTGACTAAAAGAACGTTTAAAAGTTTCTGACATACGAAACTCCTTTTATAAGCCAATTTCACATAACTAAGTCATCGATGAAGATGAATCACAAAACAGCTTTAAACCttttgaatcttaaaaaaaaggaCATAGTTCGTCTCAGCATTAAACCCTTCAAGATCATCCACGGCAGACTGAGTCTTTCTCAGAGTCAGGTTCAGTCAGCGTACCTTTATTATAAGATGTGACAAAGTTGTATTGAAATTAGTCAcaagcttaaaaaaatatatttcacgcAGATAATATTCACTTTGACAAGCAGTAAACAGATAAAAGGTCATCTACTTCTACAAAATTATTCCTATTAAGGATTCCTTAGCTAGAGACGAAAAATCAAATACGTATAAACAACGACTCATAAAACATGATTCATGGCATAAAATTCCTTAAATATGAGCAGCAAAATCTAAAGATAAATTATGCATAGAAGAACTACTGCTTAAGGGgcagtcacactagactttgaacgtgcgaaattttttcggacaccgctgcgaatatgggcgggagcaggttaacggtctcccctcagttatcacaacatggattaatgtgcttgtactgtgccttttgcgacggcgtcgaaagcgttttattatgttttactctctgtctgtctctctctctatataaatacatacacactaagcaataaaaaattataaaatgtgtcctcattcaaatgtaccatctgttcctgtttccattgacactgcgagccatgcacctttttttttttttaataatcttttaaaagatgtattatataaaataggatgGTTAAGGCTAAAACTG
The Cyprinus carpio isolate SPL01 chromosome B14, ASM1834038v1, whole genome shotgun sequence DNA segment above includes these coding regions:
- the LOC109079679 gene encoding protocadherin beta-16-like isoform X11 → MFGLLFFVLMAHTAYGDVSYSFPEEMKRGSVIGNIAKDLGLDVNRLSSRKARTDTEGNRKRYCDINLNTGELIVAERIDREEICGKKASCVINQQLVLESPLELHRFILNVEDINDYSPQFTESVIEFEIRESALKGSHYLLDEAHDADIGMNSVQSYVLQENENFLLRVVTGANGRKYGELVLNKELDREQQKEITLILTAVDGGTPPRSGTVSIHITVLDANDNAPVFSQAVYKVSLPENSPLDTVVVTVSATDADEGQNGEVAYAFSHLSEIIRQLFSLDAMSGQIKLKGLIDFEEQSSIELPIQAKDGQGLASHCTVIIDVIDANDNTPTIVVSSLNSPVPENTLPGTEVGIINVQDRDSENNGQVRCFIEQNVPFKLVPSIRNYYSLVTTSELDRELLSDYNITIIATDEGSPPLSSTKNIHLTVADVNDNPPVFQEQSYRAHVQENNKPGSSICSVSATDPDWRQNGTVGYSLLSSDVNGAPVSSFLSINGDNGVIHAVRSFDYEQLKSFKVLVLARDNGSPPLSSNVTVSVFITDENDNSPQILYPSPEGNLFMTEMVPKATQARSLVSKVIAVDADSGQNAWLSYHIIKATDPGLFTIGVHSGEIRTQRDISESDSMKQNLIVSVRDNGQPSLSATCALYLLISDNLAEVPELKDMSRDESNSKLTLYLIIALVSVSTFFLTFIIIILAVRFCRRRKPRLLFDGAVAIPSAYLPPNYAEVEGAGTLRSTYNYDAYLTTGSRTSDFKFVRSYNEGTLTADLTLKKTQSAVHDLEGLDAEMSGSFQQKPPSADWRFTQNQRPGPSGAAATPEVAMGTGPWPNPPTEAEQLQALMAAANEVSEATNTLGPGTMGLSTRYSPQFTLQHVPDYRQNVYIPGSTATLTSNQQQPQQALPPPQAAIAAAAAQPEPPKAAQTPASKKKSTKKDKK